The DNA sequence ATACAAAGGAGAAAAGTCGGATATGTTGTTTAGCAGATATGAAATCGTATGGTTATTTTTTGTTTATAGCTTTCTCGGATGGACCATGGAAGTGGTTCATGGAGTCTATGGAAAAAGAAAGCTGATAAATCATGGCTTATTAAATGGAATTGTTTGCCCGGTGTATGGATTTTCTATGGTGTTCTTATCCGTATTTCTGGATTCGCTACGAGAAGGCTGGTTCTATTTGTTCTTAGGCTGTATGATTGTAAGTTCTGTTATTGAATTGATAACAGGAGTAATTTTGGAAAAAGTATTTCAGATACGAATGTGGGATTACTCTAATATGAAATTTCAGGTGGGTGGATATGTTTGCCTGAAATACGCTATTCTTTGGGGAATTCTTGGAATGTTGCTGATAAAGCTGGCAAATCCGTTCTTTTTAAGCATTATACATGAAATACCACAGCTTGTAGGTGAAATCCTACTAATTGTGTTTAACATATTATTGGTAGTAGACACGGTAACAACGTTAGCGGGATTATATTTTGGCAGAGAAAATTCGAAGCATATGGATGAAATTGCAGATGGATTTTCGCAGGCATCGAATTCCTTGCGTAAAGCCATAACTGCTAGGGTAGAGCAGCGTATGGAGCGTGCATTCCCAAATCAGAAAAAGAAGGATATGGAGAGTGCAGCCGAGAAAGAGGAAAAGAAATTACGCGAAAGTGTATTTGCCTATGGATGTGGATTTCATAAAATTGTCTGGATTTTTTTCTTGGGAGCATTCCTGGGAGATATTACAGAAACGATTTTCTGTTGGATAACTACAGGGGAATTGATGAGTCGAAGTAGTGTAGTATACGGGCCGTTTAGTTTGGTATGGGGAATTGGTGTTGCCGGAATTACAATGTTGTTGTATCGATATCGGAATAAAGAAGATCGGTATATCTTTCTGGCAGGTACTTTCTTGGGCGGAGCTTACGAGTACATATGTAGTGTTTTTACAGAAATATGTTTTGGTACTGTTTTTTGGGATTACAGTGATATACCGTTTAACCTGGGAGGACGTATTAATCTTTTGTTTTGTTTCTTCTGGGGAATCGCGGCATTGGTATGGATGAAATTGTTTTATCCCTTCTTTTCTAAGTGGATTGAGCGGATTCCAATGAAAATAGGAAAAATACTGAGCTGTGTTTTTGTAATATTTATGACGATAAATATTATAATTTCTGCCGGCGCATTAGCACGTTATAGTGACAGAAATCAGGGAATAGAATCGAAAAATGCGATAGAAAAATGGCTGGATAGTCATTTTGATGATAGTCGTATGGAATGGATTTATCCCAATGCAAAGATGACAGAATAGTAGTTTTTATATTTTGCACTAGGCTTTTTCACTTAAGTGTGGTAAAGTAATAAGGTATAATCAGGATAAGGACGAGAAAAATGGAAATGAAGGAATACTTAAAACATAAAAAACGTGTAGTGGTAAAAATAGGATCATCTTCCCTAATGCATGAAGAGACTGGGGGACTTAATTACCCCAAATTAGAAAAACTGGTACGAGAATTATGCGACATTCATAATCAGGGAATAGATGTATGTCTGGTAAGTTCCGGAGCTATTGCTGTGGGAAGAAAGGTCATTGGGCTGGAAGAACGACCTAAGAGCATTTCTACCAAACAGGCATGTGCAGCAGTGGGACAGGCAAGATTAATGATGACATATCAGAGAATATTTTCTGAATATAATCATATGGCTGGTCAGGTATTGATGACAAAGGGAACCATGTTAAATAATGTATCTAGAAAAAATACACAGAATACTTTTGAAGAACTGTTTCGTCTGGGCGTAATTCCGGTTGTAAACGAGAATGATACAGTATCTACATATGAAATGCAGTTTGGTGATAATGATACATTGTCTGCCATTGTAGCATCATTGGTGGGAGCAGATCTTTTGATTTTGTTATCTGATATTGATGGACTATTTACCGATGACCCTCATAAGAATCCAAATGCAGAGTTGATTAAAGTGGTAGAGCATCTGGATGAAGGTGTATTGTCTATGGCAAAGGATAGTACAGGAAGTGATGTGGGAACCGGTGGCATGGCAACGAAACTTACAGCGGCAAAAATTGCTACTCTTTCCGGCGCAGATATGATTATCGCAAATGCAAAGGATGTGGGAATTCTCCATGAGATTTTTGAAGGGGAATTTACTGGAACACTGTTTAAGCAGCATAAGAATGAAGATTTTTATATTGCAGATTTTATAGAAGAAAGTATAGGATAGAAGGAGATACATATGGAACAGAGTAAAATTGACCGAATCAATGCGTTGGCGAGAAAATCAAAAGCAGAAGGTTTGACAGAAGCAGAGAAGAAGGAACAGGCACTTTTGCGTCAGGAGTATATTGCTAATGTAAGAAGAAATTTAAGAGGACAGCTTGATAATATTGATGTGGTAAATCCTGATGGAAGTATCGAGAATCTGGGAGAAAAGTATGGAAAGAAAACAGCAAATTAGAGCTGAGTTAAAAGAAAAAAGGAATTTGTTGACAAAAGAACAGCGGGAAGAATATTCTGGAAAGATATGTGAACAGATTTGGAAGTATATCGTATCAGAAGAAGCGGAAGTCATATATTGTTATTATCCGTTGGGAAGTGAAGTAAATGTGTTGCCTTTGGCAGAAAAAGCACTGGCAGAAGGGAAAAAAGTCGCATTTCCGCGAACGAATGGAGATATGATGGAGTTTTATCCGGTTATGTCATTAGCTGGTTTTCAAAAGGGAGCTTTTGGAATTATGGAGCCTATTGGTGAGGTTCCGATTACAGAAGATTCGCCCATGGTAATTGTTCCGGGACTTGGGTTCGATAAAAGTAAAAACAGAATTGGTTACGGAAAAGGTTTTTATGACAGATATTTTGCAAGATTTCCTGCATGTCGAAAAATTGCTGCAACTTATGAAACACAAATCGTAGATAACATTCCTACAGATGATTTTGATACACCAATGGATTTGATTATAACTGAGAGAGAGGTATTGGAATGAACAGTATGTTAGAGCAGATTGGAAAAAATGCAAGGGAAGCAGAAGCGGTTATGCGTGTATTATCTGTGAAGGAAAAGAATAAACTGTTGGCTACTGCTGCAGATTATTTAATGGCAGATATGACATTGCTTCTGGAAGCGAACGAAAGAGATATGGAAAATGCAAGAGAAAATAATATGCCACCGGCATTACAGGACAGATTGCAGTTGACAGAATCAAGGGTGGCGCAGATGGCAGAAGGGTTACGTCAGATTGCTGCGTTAGATGACCCGGTAGGGGAAGTACTGTCTATGAAACAACGTCCAAATGGTCTTATGATTGGTCAAAAACGAGTTCCGTTAGGAGTCATTGGAATTATTTATGAATCCAGACCAAATGTAACAGCAGATGCTTTTGGACTTTGCTTTAAAGCTGGAAATGTGGTGATTTTAAGAGGCGGTAAAGATGCTATTCATTCTAATAATGCCATTACCAAGACCATGCAGGAAGCTTTGGAGAAGTGCGGTCTTCCAATTCATGCAATTCAGTTGATTACAGATACTAGTCATGAAACTGCAGAAGAGTTTATGCGCATGAATGAATATGTGGATGTTTTGATTCCGCGTGGAGGAGCCGGATTAATCCGCACTGTAGTGCAAAAAGCTACAGTACCTGTGATTGAAACAGGAACTGGAAATTGTCATATTTTCGTAGATGAGACAGCAGATTTGGATATGGCAATTGATATTATTTTCAATGCAAAGACCCAGAGAATTGGTGTATGCAATGCTTGTGAATCTCTGGTAGTGCATGAGAAGATTAAGGATGCATTTCTTCCAAGGTTAGCAGAACGGCTAAAAGAAAAAAACGTAGAACTTCGCGGAGATGAGAAGAGTCGGGAAGCTTGCGTTGAGATTAAAGCAGCAACAGAAGAAGATTGGGGAACTGAATATTTAGATTATATTCTATCTATTAAAACAGTTTCTTCTATTGAAGAGGCAATTCTCCATATTAATAAGTATAATACAGGACATTCTGAGGCAATTATCACGAAGGATTATGATAATGCACAGAAATTCTTGAATGAAATTGATGCGGCTGCTGTATATGTCAATGCGTCTACAAGATTTACCGATGGATTTGAATTTGGTTTTGGTGCAGAAATCGGCATTAGTACTCAGAAACTGCATGCCAGAGGACCAATGGGATTAAAAGAACTGACTACAACCAAATATATTATTTATGGAAATGGTCAAGTGAGAGAATAAGAAATATGTGTGTGCATTATATACAATTGGGAGAAGAACAAATTGAATTGTCATTATTTCATGGATTTCGTCGACATCAGGAAGTAACAAAATGCTGGCGGAAGGAAAATGGAAGATGGCAGTTAAAAGATATTCCTTTTGTAGAAGAGTGGAGCGAAGCAGAATATGCATTTTTGGTAAAGTGCTTAAAGAATACAGACCATACCGGAGGATTTGTGTTTGGGGCCTTTGATGAGGAGCGGCTGGTTGGTTTTGCATCTGTGGAGAATGAACCTTTTGGTTCAAAAAATCAGTATGTTCAGTTGTCTTGTATTCACGTTTCAGAGGAAAGCCGTGGAATGGGAATCGGGAAACGATTATTTGCCATTGCCAGTGAAGCTGGCAGAAGATTGGGAGCAGAGAAATTGTATATTTCTGCACATTCGGCAAAAGAGTCTCAGGCATTTTATCATGCTATGGGGTGCATAGAGGCAAGAGAGTATAATAGACAGCTAAGTGAAGCAGAACCTTGTGACTGCCAGTTAGAATTTGTACTGTAAACGTAAAGGGCAGATAAGAACGTAATGTTGAAGAGTTCTTATCTGCCCTTTTAGCGTTTTATAGAGTTTTTCCATTTAAAACTTCTATATAGTCTTTATAATTTTCCTCTAATAATGTTGGCGTATCTAGTCCGTAAGGACAGTGTGCGCTGCACTGGCCACAGTGAATACAGTCCTCAATTTTTTTCATCTTTGCCTGTACCTCTGGTGTAAGCTGTAATTCGGAAGGAGAACGGCGAAGCAGCAGCGACATGCGGGCACAGTTGTTGATTTCAATTCCTACCGGACAGGTGGGCATACAGTAGCCGCAGCCACGACAGAAGTTTCCGGCAAGTTGCGTGCGGTCATCTTCTATGATTTTCTTGATTTCCGGTGTCATTGCAGGCGGATTATCAATATAGCTTATGAATTCATCCAGTTCTTTTTCACGCTGCACACCCCAGATAGGAAGCACATTGTCAAACTGATCCAGATATGCATAAGCGGCGGCAGAATTCGTAATGAGTCCGCCGGATAATGCCTTCATAGCAATAAATCCCATGTTTTCTTCTTGACATCTTTTTACCAGTTCTAAATCTTTTTCCGTGGCAAGATAGCAAAAAGGAAATTGTAAGGTTTCGTAAAGTCCACTGTCTATGGCTTCGTGTGCTACGGAAAGACGGTGATTGGTGATACCAATGTGGCGAACCTTACCCTCTTCCTTTGCCTGTTCCATAGCTTCATATAATCCGGTACCATCACCGGGTTTAGGACAAAAAGAAGGATTGTGGAACTGATAAAGGTCAATATAATCTGTTTTCAGAAGAGAAAGACTAGTCCTTAAATCCTTCCAGAAATCAGCTCCATTTTGGGCAGCAGTCTTTGTTGCTATATAGATATGATTGCGGACATCAGAAAGTGCCTCTCCGATTTTGGCTTCGCTGTCAGTGTAAAAGCGTGCAGTATCAAAAAAGGTTATTCCTGCATCATATGCTTTACGCAATAGTTTTCCCGCATCTTCTGTGGAGATACGTTGAATCGGGAGAGCACCGAAACCATTTTTGTTTGCGGTAATTCCCGTTTTTCCGAGAGTAACAGTTTTATTCATGTTAAAACACCTCTTTCGTAAAAAAAGTTAATGAGAAAATTGTTCATTAGGACTATTTTATCATGATATATTTTCAAATACAAGAAGTTAAGAATTACGAACAAATGGTTGGATTTTTTTGCAGAGACATTTACATTCTACGGAAAAAAGTGTATGATATAAGTTAAGTTTGCTTTGTGCAAGACTAATTTTAAATATAGATAGAAAAGGATAGTATATATGGAAAAGAATATGTATGACCAGGTTCCGACAATGGAGCCACAGCGCCAATTTTATTATATGGAAAAAGCCAAGAGTTATGTAGATGATTTGGCACAGCAGTTAGGTAGAAGACCAACCTTTTGTGTCACTACATTCGGGTGTCAAATGAATGCCAGAGATTCTGAAAAACTGACAGGAATTTTAGAAACGATTGGGTACGAAGCGGCAGATAGTGAAGATGCCGATTTTGTTATTTATAATACCTGCACAGTCAGGGAAAATGCTAACAACAAGGTTTGGGGACGTTTAGGATATCTGAGTACTTATAAAAAGCATCATCCACATATGAAAATTGCACTTTGTGGTTGTATGATGCAGGAACCGGAAGTAATTGAGAAGTTGCAAAAAAGCTATCGCTTTGTAGATTTAATATTTGGAACACATAATATCTATAAATTTGCAGAACTCATTGTTGCTACTTTTGAACAGAAGGGAATGGTAGTTGATATTTGGAAGGATACAGATAAAATCGTAGAAGACCTTCCGGTGGAGCGTAAGTATTCCTTTAAGTCCGGAGTCAATATTATGTTCGGATGCAATAACTTCTGTAGTTACTGTATTGTTCCTTATGTGCGAGGAAGAGAACGTAGCAGAAAGCCTCAGGATATCATTCGTGAAATCGAACATCTTGTGGCAGATGGCGTGGTAGAAGTTATGCTTCTTGGACAGAATGTAAATTCTTATGGAAAGAATCTGGAGACACCGGTAACCTTTGCAGAATTGTTGCAGGAAATCGAGAAAATTGAAGGATTGGAGCGTATCCGTTTCATGACTTCCCATCCAAAGGATTTGTCTGATGAACTGATAGAAGTTATGAGCAAATCGAAAAAAATATGTAAGCATTTGCATTTACCGTTACAGTCAGGAAGTAGCCGTATCTTAAAGGAAATGAACCGTCATTACGATAAGGAACAGTATTTAACCCTGGTGGAAAAGATTCGCAAGGCTGTACCGGATATTGCACTTACTACAGATATTATTGTAGGATTTCCTGGTGAGACGGAAGAGGACTTTTTAGAAACTATGGATGTGGTACAGAAAGTACGCTATGATAGTGCGTTTACTTTTATATACTCTAAACGTACCGGGACCCCTGCTGCAGCAAAGGAAGAACAAGTACCGGAGGATGTGGTGAAAGACCGTTTTGACCGGTTATTAAAGGAGGTACAGAGTTGTGCTTCTGAACGTGCTCAGGCTCTTACCGGAAAAACGGAAAGCGTTTTGGTAGAAGAAGTGAACGAACAGGACAGTTCACTGGTAACCGGAAGACTCAGTAACAACTTTGTAGTACATTTTCCGGGAACAGAAGAATTGATTGGAAAGATTGTTAACGTGAAGTTAAAGGAATGTAAAGGATTTTATTTTTACGGTGAGATGACAGGAGAAGTGTAAGATGTATTCTTATATTAAAGGTGAACTGGTTGAGATTATGGATGATGTGATTGTAGTTGAAGCTGGACAGATTGGCTACAATATTCACATTCCAGCCAGTATGATAGATAATTTTACAGGAACAGGACAGGACGTAAAAATCTATACATATCTTCATGTAAAGGAAGATGATATGCAGTTGTATGGATTTTTAACAAGAGATGACTTGAATATCTTCAAGTTGTTACTTGGGGTTAGTGGTATCGGCCCGAAAGGTGCGCTTGCAGTGCTGTCGGTAATGACACCGGATGACCTGCGTTTTGCAGTGTTGGGAGAAGATGCAAAAGCCATTGCAAAGGCACCGGGAATCGGGAATAAGACAGCACAGCGTGTTATTTTGGAATTGAAGGATAAGTTAAGCTTAGAGGATGCTTTTGAAGCGAAAACTGCACATGTGGCAGAGACAAATACCAATTCACTTTCCAGCGTGAAAAACGAAGCGGTACAGGCCTTGACAGCTCTTGGTTATTCTGCTTCAGAGGCTTTAAAAGCAGTGAATGGTGTGGAACTTACAGAGGACATTACGGTAGAAGAAGTGTTGAAAGAAGCATTGAAACAGATGGCGTTTCTTTAGGTAGTATGAGGAGAAAGAAGGAACTATATGGTGAACAAGTTGGAAAAATGTTTCAGGATGAGAGATCGTATTATTCCAATGAATTACTCTGTTCCATACAAGAAGATTTTGATTATATTGATTTATTACAGGAAATACCACAAAAGGTATATGGAATATATGGGAACAGAAATCGCTCGGAATATGACAAGAAAATACAAGATTTAAATTTGTCATCTGCAACATTGGAAAAGTTGGAAATTAGTTATGTAAATAATGCTTGTCATATGATGATGATTGAGAATCCACTGGGAACATATGAAAAAATAAGTGAAATATTATGCGAAGAGTTTAAGGAATAACACTTAGTTGGAGAATAAAATGAAAAAGGAATTTATGAACTGTCCCTCATGTTTTGAAGGACAAGAGATGTATGGATTTGATTGGAAAGAGCATGTTGTTGCAATACCCGCTCCGTTGGTCGTTGTAACATCATATAAAGAAAATGGAAAGACGAATGCAACAATGCAATCATGGTTAACTTTTTCCAATAGTGATGGTTTTTATTGCATTTTTGCAGATGTAAACAAATATGGACACATGTATTCTACTATTAAAGAGAAAAAATCCTTGGTAATTAACTTCCCCTCTGCGGATGTATATATGAAATGTCATGCTACCATCTATAATAACGAGTACGAAGATGATGAAATTCAAATGGCAGGTTTAACTGTGGAGAAAGCTTCCATGGTAGATGCACCAAGAATAAAAGAATGTTTTTTGAATTTAGAATGTGAGTATGCATGGGAAAAGGAACTTACACCTGATAGTTACCATATTGTCATGTGTGTAAAAGTTGTTAATGTGGTAATGGATGAAGAATACTATAACGAGCAAATGAAGGGACGTTATGGTGAAACAGGATATTTATATAATATTCATTCTCCGAGAAACCCGGAGAGTGGAAAAGAGGAGAATACTTGTGTCGGTATTATAAAAAAGTATGCTACATATGATGAGTTATCCAATAAATAAGTATACAAATCCCAGTTTTTCGAACTTACTGAGATGAAGTCTAAAAAAGTATCGAGGTCAGGAGAAAATTATGATGAGAAAAGCAGAAAACAAAGATGTTACGTTATGCGATGACATTCGTTTCTTGACAAACAGAGCATTATGGGAAACAGAAAATTTAATGAAATGTATTCCAGACGAACTTTGGAATAAGAGATATGATGGACTACCTATGTGGAAATACCTGTATCATACCTTGTATTCTATGGATAGGTGGTTTATTAATCCATGTGACTCTAATTATCAGAACCCCGAATTTCATACAGAAACCTTAGCAGATTTGAATGTTGTTCCGGATAAGGAATATTTATCGAGGGAACAATTAGAAGACTATTTTTATGGCATCAAGTCGAAAATTGAAACCTATATAAACGAGTTGTCCGATGACGAACTTTCTAATATGCCGGAAGGATGCAACATGACAAGATTTCGTCTAATATTGGGACAGTTTAGGCATTGGCACAGGCACATGGGAGTAATCTATGGATTTATTGTGGAAGATACTGGAAAGTGGCCGTATGTTCTGAATATGAAAGGGGCATATCCGGAAGAACCAATGCCAAACTACTATTAAGATTTGATAATAACGGGAGAAATTATATGCAAGATTTCTTTTATATTTCAAAGGAAGACATCATTTTGCAGGGTAAAACGCATGAGCCGTACTCTGAACATAATTTTATTGTATATGTAAATCCAAATGATAACCGCAATAAAATCCATATAAATACATATTTTGTTGAATATGAAGAAGGTATTCAGTGCTGTCATTTTTATGACAGAGGGCTTTGTGATACCATAGATGAATATAGAAAATTAAATATGTATGAAATTGAAAGTCAGGCATATGGTTCGTGGATGGATGGTGCCAGATAAAGTTTGCTAACAGTAACACAAAGTAGATGGGGATACTTAAAGACAGGAGATAATAGAATGCTCATTAATGATGAAATTATAAATGTAAAAGGAAAAGAGTTGCTATTTCGCAATGCAACGGAAGAAGATGCACAAATGCTGATAGACTATTTGAAAGTGACTTGTGGTGAGACTAGATATTTGGTGAAAGAGCCGGAAGAAATAAAATTCACCTTAGAACAGGAAAAAAAGTTTATTACTCAAATTAATAATTCTGAAAATAATTTAATGTTATTAGGTTTTTTAGATGGAAAATATGTCGGCAATTGTTCTCTTATGGGAATGGCAACAAGCAGATATAAACATCGTGCCAGTATGGGAATAGCGCTTTATCAAAAATATACCGGAATGGGTATTGGGCGTGCTATGATAGAGAAGTTATTTGCGGTAGCTAATGAAAAAGGTTTTGAGCAAATTGAACTTGAAGTAGTTGCTGATAATGAAAGAGCTATCCATTTATATAAAAATATGGGATTTGAAATTTATGGAACTTTTCCTAATAATATGAAATATAAAGATGGTACATATGCTGATGCTTATTGGATGATGAAAAAACTTTAAATAAAGCAATGTGAAAGGGCTGATTATGAGGTTAATAATTTATCAGAACTTTTAGACATTTGCGAGGAACAATGAAATGAATAAATTAAATATTGAAACATTAGAAAATTATCTAAAAGAAACATATAAAAGTTTTGATGAAGACCAAGGCTTATTTATGAAACTTGTGGAAGAAATTGGTGAAGTGGCAGAACTTCTAAATATTAGAACAGGAAGAAAAGGTGGCGACAAAGATATAAAGGAAGAATTAGCAAAAGAATTAGCTGATGTTATCCATTATACTGTAGCTATAGCTGCTATTAATAATATTGATTTAGAAAAGACAATAATTGAAAAAGATTTAAAGGCTGCTATTAAATATAATCATGAAATCAATTTAAAAGATTATATGGAACGAAAAAGTTGAATTGAGCGAGGTCTTTAGAGCGGGGGATGCTTCTTGTCCGAAGGACAAGAAGATGGGTGGAGATAAAGAAAATTGATGTTGGAGGAAACTATGTACTATCATGCATCGCCAGTAAAGAATATAGAAATTTTGAAACCACGAATTTCTAACCATAATATACCATTAATATACTTTTCGGATAAGCGTGAAAATGTCTTAGTATACTTAAGCAATGCTGTTGAGAAATTCTGTAAGGAACAGAATTTTGAATATAACGGATTTTGGTATAAGTGGGGAGCGTATGGATTTAAGGATGGAATCCTATGCTTTGAAGAATACTATCCTAATGCTTTGGAAGAAACATATAAAGATGTTTCTGGCTATATTTACTACTGTAATGAAATCATTGAGGAAAATGCAATAGATATCAAGATTCCCAATGCACATATTTCCAGTAAGGCAACAAAGGTAAATTTCTGCGAATTCATTGAAGATGCATATGAGGAAATAATGTTGGCTGAAAAAGCGGGCAAAATACATATCATTCGCTACGAGCAGTTTATTGGTAAAAGAAAAGCGTGGTTGGAAAGAGTAATAGAGGAAGAATATAGTAGTATTGAAAATCACCCAGAGTACCGATTCTTTTTGAAGAATAAGTTTGCAGATATTCTGAAGGATAAATCCTAAGTTATCGAGCGGTGCCATTCGCATCTTCGCACCGCTCGTAGAAACGCGCAACTTCCAATTTGCCGAAAGGAGAATCTGATGAGGATAGAACATATTGCATTATATGTAAATGATTTAGAAGCGACCAAAGAATTTTTTATAAAATATTTCGGGGCGTCTTCCAATGATGGATACCATAATTTTAATACGAATTTTCGTTCCTATTTCTTGTCTTTTGATGATGGGGCTAGATTAGAAATTATGAATAGACCATCTATGGATAATCCTGAAAAAACTATGGAAAGAACAGGATATATTCATTTGGCTTTTAGTGTAGGAAGTAAAGAAAAGGTTGATGCACTTACAGCAGAGTTGAAGAAGGATGGTTATGAAGTAATAAGTGGGCCAAGAACAACAGGCGACGGATATTATGAAAGTTGTATCCTTGGTATCGAGGGGAATCAAATTGAAATAACCGTATAAAATAAAAATTAAGGAAGAATATGGCAATTTATTATGGTACAAATTGAACCAAAAGAATATCCGGCAATTGGATCATATGTTGATGTAGGAACATATCAAGCACACTATTACGCAAAAGGTGAGGGTGATGTTGCATTTGTTTTTATTACGGGTTCCGGAACACCATGTGCTTATACGGATTTTTATATGATTCAGAATATGTTGTCAACAATGGGACAGACAGTGACATTTGACCATGCGGGAAGTGGTTGGAGTTCGAGTACGGAAACGGAGCGTTCAATCGAAAATCTTGTTAAAGAACTTTCGATATTGATTGATACGGTTGCTCCAAACAAGCCGATAATTTTACTTTGCCATTCTCTTGGTTCTCTTGAAGCAATTGGCTATGCCCAAATGAATCCAGAAAAAGTGAAAGGCATTATATTTTTGGATTCTGGAAGTCCGGAGTTTTATAGTACAGATTCTGAAATTTTCGCAAAAATAATTAATCGAGGAAGTGCATTTATCAGAACAATTGGTATCAATCGTCTATTGGGAGAGCTTGGAATTATGTTGCCATTATACGGTGAAAATATTAGAAATCACAACATTCCGGAAGAAGTGAAGGAAATAGATAAATCAATGTATTATCAATTTACAGGAAACTCGGCTTCATTGGACAACATTAAACTCATCAACGAAAATGCAAAAAAGGTTCGTGAAGGCTCTTTGTTAGGTAAAATACCGATACTTGTTCTTTCCTCTGATAATGGTGATGAATGGAATGATGTACAGATTCAATTGGCATCATGGTCTGAAAACAGTAAACAAGTCATGATTAAGAATGCCGAGCACTATATACACTGGTCAAATTATGACAAGGTTTCATATTATATTGAGTTGTTTGTTGAAGATATCTTGAATTAGGAGATGAATTATGATAGAAAAAGTAAATATTAAGGAAAAAGTAAATTCTATAAATGAATTGTTTTCGTATATGCGAATTGGTACATTAAATAATCACATGATTAACGTTCTTCAAGCCGAGAATAGGACACTGGATTTTCATATTCATGAAGAATCGGATGAATTATTTTATTGTATTGAAGGTGAATTTGATATTGAATTTGAAGATGGACTTACTCACCTGGTAGAAAATGATTTTATTATTATTCCAAAAGGAGTTAAACATAGACCTGTTTGTAAAAAATTGGTCAAGTGTCTTCTAATTGAAGTTGAGGGGACTCTAAATAAAAGCAATACAGGTGGTACATATTCGGAAAGTGATTGAGGAAATGAAAATGATAAGAAATGCACAGAAAGAGGATAAAGAAAATATAACAAAAAATGGAATCATTAGTTCAGAGTTCATAGAACATAAAAAGCAGATATTATCAATTGCGAGCCGTAACTATATTAGTAAACTTATGGAATTTGAGATACCAAGAATAAATGACGATATTGCAATCCAAGCCTTTATAGAAGAAAAAATGGAGCATATGCAGGGAGTTGTTTATCTGCAAAAAGGATGTTGCAAAGGATATTTGCTTTATCAGTTATGGGAAGAAGATAATATATTACATTGCAATATTCCGATATGGGGATATGGTGCCGAGGGCGAAGACAGAACAAAAATTGTGTCACTCTTATTTCAAGAGTTAGCCGGACAGTTGGTAAATGGAAAAGTAGTTTCGTTTTCCGTTCATATATATGCACAAG is a window from the Roseburia sp. 499 genome containing:
- a CDS encoding VOC family protein, whose translation is MRIEHIALYVNDLEATKEFFIKYFGASSNDGYHNFNTNFRSYFLSFDDGARLEIMNRPSMDNPEKTMERTGYIHLAFSVGSKEKVDALTAELKKDGYEVISGPRTTGDGYYESCILGIEGNQIEITV
- a CDS encoding alpha/beta fold hydrolase; translation: MVQIEPKEYPAIGSYVDVGTYQAHYYAKGEGDVAFVFITGSGTPCAYTDFYMIQNMLSTMGQTVTFDHAGSGWSSSTETERSIENLVKELSILIDTVAPNKPIILLCHSLGSLEAIGYAQMNPEKVKGIIFLDSGSPEFYSTDSEIFAKIINRGSAFIRTIGINRLLGELGIMLPLYGENIRNHNIPEEVKEIDKSMYYQFTGNSASLDNIKLINENAKKVREGSLLGKIPILVLSSDNGDEWNDVQIQLASWSENSKQVMIKNAEHYIHWSNYDKVSYYIELFVEDILN
- a CDS encoding cupin domain-containing protein produces the protein MIEKVNIKEKVNSINELFSYMRIGTLNNHMINVLQAENRTLDFHIHEESDELFYCIEGEFDIEFEDGLTHLVENDFIIIPKGVKHRPVCKKLVKCLLIEVEGTLNKSNTGGTYSESD